The Streptomyces sp. NBC_00236 DNA window GGGGTGAACTGCTGCGGTTCGGTGGACGGCGGCAACGGGGACGTGGTCGACAACCACATCTATGTCGGCCCCGGCAACACCGCGCCGACCGCTACCCGGGCGGCCGTCCTCGGCGAGTTCGGCGGCCTCGGCTACAAGGTCCCGGGGCACGAGTGGTTCCCCGGCGGCGGATTCAGCTACGAGGACCAGGCGAGCGTCTCCGCGCTGAACAACCGGTTCGTCGGGCTGCTCGACAGCATCCGCGTCGGCCAGCTGCCCGCCGGCCTCTCCGCGTCCGTGTACACGGAGATCACCGATGTGGAGAACGAGGCGAACGGACTGCTCACCTACGACCGCCAGGTCGTCAAGGTGGACACCGCGCGGGTGAAGGCCGCCAACCAGGCCCTCATCAACGCCTCACGCAACCCGGCTCCTCCGGTGACCCTGCCCACCGGGCAGTACAAGTCGCTCCGGGTCACGACCCCCGGATACACCGACAAGTACCTGCGCCATCAGGACGCGCTCGCCTTTACCGCGGTGGTCGACGGGGCGAGCAGTGCGCTGTTGAAGAACGACGCCACCTGGAAGATCGTCACCGGGCTCGCCAACAGCAACTGCTACTCGCTGGAGTCCCGCAACTATCCCGGCGAGTACCTCCGGCACCGCGACTTCCGGGTGCGGAGGGACGCCAACGACGGCTCGGCACTGTTCAGGGCCGACGCCACCTGGTGTGCGGTCGCCGGTACGGGGGGCGTGCGGCTGTCCAGCGCCAATCTGCCCGGCAGCTATCTGCGGCACATCGACTCGGAGGTGTGGCTGGCCACGCCGGGCGGCGGGCACGCCTGGGACAACCCCGCCACGTTCACGGAGGACACCACCTGGGCGGTGGAGGCACCCTGGGCGCCGTGATCTGACCCCGCCCGCTCCCTTCCCGTACCACGCGCCCCTCCTGTACGGGCCACGGCCCGGATGCGACGCCGACCGCGTCGTGTCCGGGCCGTCGGCCGTCTACCGGGCCCCTGCGCCCGGGGCGACGTACGTGTGCAGCAGCGCCGTCCGGCCGTCGGCCGTCTTCCAGTCACCGGATCGGCTCCCCGCATGACGCCACCCGGCACGTTCGTAGAGGGCCATGGCGGCCTCGCCGCCGTCCTCCACCTCCAGGACCGCCCGCAGTCCGTCGTCCGCGGCAGCCGCCGTGACGGTGGCCAGCAGGGCGCTCGCCACGCCGCGCCGGCGCGCCGACGCCGTCGCGAACAGCCGGGCCACCGAGGCCAGTTCCTCCGGTGGCAGTCCCGCGTCCGCCGCCAGCACGTCGTCCGTACGGGTCAGGGCCACATGGCCCAGAACCTCCGGGCCGTCCACGGCCACCCAGGCGCCGAGCATGCCGTCCGGTGTCAGCCAGCCTCCCGGATCGGCCGGCCACTCGGCCGGGTAGCGGTCCGCGTCGTGCACGGTGGCCAGCGCCTCGACGCACGCCTTCAGGTCGTCGTCACGGCGGCGGCGGATCTCCGGATCTCCCATACTCCGATCCTCACACGATGGCGCCCCGGCAGGTTCGCCGGGGCGCGGCGCATGCCGCTGCCTGCCGCCGCACGGATGCGGCAGCAGGCAGCGTTCAGCGGGTCAGTGGTTCACGAACGGCCCGGGACTACGGCTGCACGGTGTCGTGCAGCGCGCTCACCTCGTCCGCGGTCAGGGCCTTGTCGTACACCGAGACCTGGTCGACGGAACCGTTCCAGAAGTCCGTGTTGCCACCGGACCACTTGGCGCGGCCCACGGACAGGGCGCCGGTGCTGACATCGGCGGTCCCGGCTGCCGAGGTCGCGGCAAGCCTGCCGTCGACGTACAGCTTGATCTCGTCACCGCTGCGGACACCGACCACGTGGTACCACCGGCCGAGCTCCGGCTTCATCTCCAGCCGGGCCCGGTGACCACCGGGGGTGGAGAAGGCGAACGCACCCTGTCCGTACTGGAGGTAGAACGGGTTCTCCTGACGCCGGCCGTCCTGGCTGACGACGGTGGCGTAGTTGCCGGGAAGGGCGTCCAGCGACGCCCAGGCCGACACGGTGTAGTCACCGGTGGTGTCGAGGACCGGGCCGTCGGTCTGCGCGTACTGACCCTCGCCGTTGAACTTCAGCGCCGAGCCGTGCACACCGGGCGTCCAGGACGTTCCCTCGGAGAGGGTGAGGTCCTTGTGGTTCGGCCCGCTGTCGGCGGCCTTGGTGCCCTTGTTCTCGTCGAGGGACCAGGCGCCGCCGCCCTTGATCTCGTCCCGCTCACCGGCGGCGGCGCCGGCGGCGATGACCTCCTGGTTGATCTTGCGCACCGGGGCCGGATCGACCTTGATCTCACGGCGGTCGTACGTCCAGAGGCCGTTGAGCTCGTTCTCCAGGTCGGTCACCTGGGTGTAGATGGAGCCGGAGAGCTCGGCACCGGCCGCTTCCAGGTAGTACTTACGGGTGTTCTCGACGTACTTGGCGGTCAGCGCGGCCTTGTCGGCGACACCGCTGTAGATCGCGGTGGGCGCACCGGGCCACATGTGTCCGGGCGACCGCAGGGTGAAGCCGCCGTGCTCACCGTCCATCGCCGCCCGGTTGTCGTCCGGGAAGGCCGGGTCGGTGTTGTTGTAGTCGTGGTGGTCGATGATGTCGCCCTTGCCCGAGTCACCCTTGGAGTTGCAGCAGTTGACACCGCTGTGGGCGTTCACGACGCGGGAGGGGTCGGCGGCCTGGACCTTCTCGGTGATCTTTCCGGTCTCGGTGCGGTCCCACTCGCCCCAGCCTTCGTTGAAGACGATCCAGGCACCGATCGACGGGTAGTTGTGCAGCTGCTTCATCATCTCGGCGCCCTGGTCGAGGAAGGCCTTCTGGCCCTTCTCACCGGTGATGTTGCCGGAGACGAAGTCCTGCCAGACCAGCAGTCCGAGCTGGTCGGCGTGGTAGTACCAGCGGGCGGGCTCGACCTTGATGTGCTTGCGCACCGAGTTGAATCCGAGGTCCTTCTGCGCCTTCAGGTCGAAGAGCAGGGCGGAGTCGCTGGGCGCGGTGTTCAGGCCGTCGGGGTAGAAGCCCTGGTCGAGCTGGGCGAGGGAGAAGAACGGCTTCCCGTTGAGGACCAGCTTCTGGTAGCCGCCGACCTTCGCGACGCCGAAGGACCGCATGCCGAAGTAGCTGTCGACGGTGTCCTTGGACCGGCCGTCGTCGAGGGTGACCTTCAGGTCGTAGAGGTACGGGTCGTCGGGCGTCCACAGGTGCTGCTTCGCGACCGGGAGGCTCAGCTCGCGGTTGGCCGGGCCGGTGACCCTGCCGACGACCTTGCCCTTCTTGTCACGGGCGACGGCGGTGATCCGGGCGGACGTCGAGGCGTCCTCGGAGTTGACCGTCAGGGCGAGCCGGCCCTTGTCGATGTCCGGGGTGGTCGTCAGGGAGTCGACCGCGGCCGGGGCGACGGGCTCCATCCAGACGGTCTGCCAGATGCCGGACGAGGCGGTGTAGAAGATTCCGCCGGGGTTGGCCGACTGCTTGCCCGTGGGCTGGTCGGCACCGGTGGTGTCGGTGACCGCGACGACGATCTCCTGCGGGCCGCTGCCCTTGACCGCGTCGGTGATGTCGGCGCTGAAGGCGGTGTAGCCGCCGGTGTGCTCGGCGACCTGCTTGCCGTTGACCCAGACGCGGGCCTCGTAGTCGACGGCGCCGAAGTTGAGCTTCAGCCGGTTGGCCTTGCCGCTCTTGCCGCTCTTGTCGCCCTTGCCGCCCTTCACCGACCAGTTCTTCGGGACCGTGACCAGCTTCCGGTAGAACATGTGGTCTTCGTGGCGCTCAAGACCGGAGAGCTGCGACTCGACGGGGTACGGCACGGTGATCCGCTCCCCCAGCTTCTTCCCGAAGACGGGCTGCTCGCCCGCGGCGGCTCCGGCGAACTCCCAGGACCCGTTGAGGTTCTTCCAGTCGTCGCGGACCTGCTGCGGCCGGGGGTACTCCGGCAGCGGGTGGTCGCGGTCGACCTTGTCGCCGAAGGCCGTGGTCAGCCGGTGCGTGGACAGGTTCCGGGCGCTGCGGCTGATCTGCGGAACGGTCTCGCCGCCCACCGCAAGGCCTGCTTCTCCGTCGTACGCGACCCGGACCTGCTGGCCCTTGAGGACGGGCGCGGTCAGGGTGACGGTCAGCGCGTGGGGGTTGCCGGGCGTGCGGACGACGGACTTCACCGGCATCGGCGAGGTGTCCGCCTCGATCCCGAGGTGGTCCTTCAGCGTGGCGAAGTCGCTGACCTCGTCCTCGAACACCGCCTGGAGCGTCAGGCCGTCGTCGGCGACGCTCAGGCCGACCGGGTAGACCTCGAAGTCCGCCGGCGGTGTGAACGCGGACTCGGGCACGATCTGCCGGGCCAGCGTCGCACTGGACCAGCGCAGGAACATGTTCGCGCCACCCGTGTCCTGGAACATCTCCAGCTTGAACGTGTGGGGCTCCCCGGCCTTCAGCGCGACCGGCTTGCTGGTCTGCTCGTTGTCCCAGTCCGGCTCCCAGTGGTCGATGACCACCTCGCCGTCGATGAAGAGCCGGAAGCCGTTGTCGCCGCTCGCGGCGAAGGTGTAGTCGCCGTCCTCCGGGGCCGTGATGTTGCCGGTCCAGCGGGCGGTGGTGTTCTCGGTCCGGCCGGTGGTGGACTCAAAAGTTCCGGTGAGACCCGGGAAGTTGATCTGCGGCTCCAGGGCGACACCGCCGAGCGTGCCGAAGTCCCGCGCACCGGGCGCGGACATGCTGTAGTACTCGCCCTTCAGCCCGTGTACGGCCGACGCCGGGTCGCCGGCCGCGAACGTGGCCCCAGTGGCGGAGGCGGCCGTGGCCGGAGTGGCCGCCGCGGCCGGGACCAGCGTGGCGCCGACGGGAATCAGGAGTGCGGCGGCGCAGGCCACCGTTCTCAACACAGTGCGGGATCGGGGCATTTGTCGTCTCAAGGCGTCGTCCTGTCGAGAGGGCTGAAGTGCCTCGAACCTGTGAGGCACAGCACATAATCGAACATTGAGCCACAGCATCAAACGCAAAACAACAGTCGTGCACGGAGAATTTTCAACGATATAAATCGAGCGGGTCCGACGGGCCGACGCCTGCGCCGGATCCCCGCGTACGGGACGCGGAAATCTGGCGCAGCGTCACGCCACGACTACCGCGGCAGCCCCGAAGGGTCCGTGGCCCAGGAGGTGTTGGCCTGACCGGACAGCCGGTAGGCCAGCTTCCCTCCCCCGGTCAGCAGGCTCGCGTCCGTCCACGACCGGTCGTGGGCACGCCCGTCGACCGTCACCGCGTCGACGTACGGATGCGCCGCGTCCGCCGCCGGTGCGGTGATCGTGATGTCCCTGCCGTGCGGCCGGTCGATCACCGCCTTCGGGAACAGCGGGGCGCCCAGCAGCAGTTCGCCGCCACCCGGCGCCTGCGGGTACAGGCCCAGCGCGGAGAAGACGTACCAGGCGGACATGGTGCCCAGGTCGTCGTTGCCCGGCAGGCCCCGCGGCCCCGTCCCGTAGACCGTGTTCAGGATCTCGCGTACGGTCTCCTGGGTCTTCCACGGCTGCCCGAGGGCGTTGTAGAGCCAGGGGGCGTGGATGCCGGGTTCGTTGGTCGGGTCGTAGCGGACCGCGTCGCCGCCCTTCACCGACCAGGAGCCGTCCGCCTTGTGGAAGAACGCGTCCAGCCGCCGCGACGCGACGTCGCGGCCGCCCATCGCCCGGGCGAGGCCCTGGACGTCCTGCGGAACCATCCAGGTGTACGTGGCGCTGGTGCCCTGCGCGAAGCCGCGGTCGCTGCCCGGGCTGAACGGCGTGACCCAGGAGCCGTCGACGTTGCGCGCCTGGATGTAGCCGGTGGTGCCTGCGCCGTCCGCGGCGCCGGGGTTGTACACGTTGCGCCACCAGCCGCCGCGCTCCTTGAACGCCTCCGCCTCCTCGTCACGCCCGAGCAGTTCCGCCCAGCGTCCGAGCGCGGCGTCGGCGACCGCGTCCTCCAGCGTCTCGGCGGCGCCGCCCCAGCAGTGGCAGACGTCCTGCGGCGCGTAGTGGGACTTCAGGTACTGGGCCAGATTGGGCCGCTGACCGGTGCACTGGCCCGGGCAGCCGGCGTCCGAGAGCCCGTCGTCGACGGGGACGGTCGCCTGGCGCGCCAGCGACTCGTACGCGCCCTCGTAGTCGAAGTTCCGCACCCCCATGGCGTAGAACGTGGCGAGGGTGGCCGCGGTGGGGTCGCCGGTCATGACGTGGGTGGCACCGTTGATGTGCACCCAGCGGTCCCACACCCCGCCGTTCTGCCGGGCGAAGTTGTACAGCGACTGGGCGAAGTCCCCGGCGATCTCCGGTTTGAGGAGGGCCAGCAGCTGTATCTGGGCCCGGTACTGGTCCCAGCCGGAGAAGTTGCTGTACTGCGCCCCCTGCCCGCGCCCGATCCGGTGGGCCGCCCCGTCCATGCCGGGGTAGCGGCCGTCGGTGTCGCTGATGAGGTTGGGCTGCATCAGCGAGTGGTACAGCGCGGTGTAGAACGTCGTCCGCCGGTCCTCGGTCCCGCCGCCCGTGCGTACGGAGTTCAGCTCCCGGTCCCACGTGCGGCTCGCGGCGGCCGCCACGTCGTCCACGCCCGCGCGCGGGGCGATCTCCTTGCGCAGGTTGGCCTCGGCGCCCGCCTGGCTGACGTAGGAGATGCCGATCCGCATGTGGACGTCGTTGTCCGTGCCGGTGTCGAAGCCGACCCAGCCGCCCGACCCCCGGCCCGCACGCTCCGCGCCCGTCGCGTACCCCTCACCGCCGCTGCCCTCGGTCGAGCCGGGGGCGAGTGTGCCGTCCTTCCAGGTGCCGGTGGAGGAGAAGGCACGGTCGAAGGAGGCGGTGAAGTAGAGGCGGTAGTAGCTCCTGCGGTTGTTGGTGCCGCCGTTGGCGCGCCGCCCGCAGAAGGCGCCGGTGAGCACCGAGCCCGTGACCTTGCGGTGTGCGGTGTCGATCCGGACCTGGGCGTCCTCGCTGCCGTTCAGCGAATTGGAGACCCGGAAGAGGAGGTTGGCCGGCTTGCCCGCCGGGAACGCGAAGTCGGCCACGCCGGCGCGGCGGCTCACCGCGAGGTCGGCCGTGGCTCCGGAGTCGAGGCCGAGGGTGTAGCGGCCCGGGACTGCGCGCTCGTTGTCGTGCGAGAAGTCCGCGGCGTAGACGGCGTCCTTGGTGTCGGCGGACGGCGACGACGTGACGTCCCCGACGAACGGCATGATCGGGATGTCACCGGCCGCCCCGGGATTGCATCCGGCGCCGTTGACGTGGGTGAGGCTCAGTCCGCGCAGTCGCGTGACGCCGTACTCGTAGCCGTTCGCGGCGCCGGTGCTGGTCTGGTCACCCGTGGTGCTCGTCGGCGACCAGGCGATCATGCCGTACGGGAGGGTCGCGCCGGGAAAGGTGTTGCCGCCGTTGGCGCTGCCGATCAGCGGATCCACGTAGGCGGTCGGGCGGGTGACGGGCGCGGCGGCCTCTGCGGCGGCGGGCAGCACGGCGCCGGCCAGGGCGCCGGTGACGACCAGGGCGGCCGTTCGCGCGGCGAGGCGCCGGGGCGCGGTCAGCGGTCTGGGGGGCATGTCGCGTACCTTCCAGGGGGGTTCGGACAACGTTGTCAGAGGCCGGCTCGCGGCCCGTGACCACGTGATCGATACGCGGCCGAGCGTAGGTCCCCGCAGCGCGGGAGGGAATGCCCCAGCTGTCATCCCGGATGAATGCACGGTGAACGGATGCCGCGATCCGGACGGCCCGTACGCAATCGCCCCTCCTCGCGCCCCGGCCCGCCGCAGGGAGACGGCGGGCCGGGGCGCGAGGAGGGCGGAGCGGGTGCGGTCAGATCGCGTACGCGTACTGCTCGGGGGCGTGCGCGCGCCCGTTCAGTTCGCGCGCCGCGTGCTGCGCCCAGGACGGGTTGCGCAACAGTTCGCGCCCGAGGAGCACGGCATCCGCGCTGCCCTCGGTGAGGATCTTCTCGGCGTGCTGCGGGTCCGTGATCAGACCGACGGCCGCGACGGGCAGCGCGGTCTCCCGCTTCACGCGCTCGGCGAAGGGAACCTGATATCCGGGGCCGGTCGCGATGCGTGCGCGGGGAGCGTTTCCGCCGGTGGAGACGTCCAGGAGGTCGACGCCGTGCGCGCGGAGTTCCCCGGCCAGCCGTACGGTCTCGTCGGCGGTCCAGCCCTCGCGCTCGTCCTCGGCGTTCTCGGTGAGCCAGTCCGTGGCGGAGATCCGGAAGAAGACGGGCAGCTCTTCGGGCCACACCTCCCGGACCGCGTCGACGACCTGGAGGGCGAAGCGGACGCGGTTGTCGTAACTGCCGCCGTACGCGTCGGTGCGGTGGTTGCTGTGCGGCGACAGGAACTGGCCGACGAGGTAGCCGTGCGCCCCGTGCACCTCGACGACCTGGAAGCCCGCTTCCAGGGCCCGGCGCGCGGCCTCACGGAAGTCCGCGACGACCGCCTGGATCTCGTCGACGGTCAGCTCGTGCGGCACGGGGTAGCCGGTGTCGAAGGGCAGCGGGCTGGGGGCGACGGGGGTCCAGCCGTGCGCGTCGGGCCCGACGGGTCCGCCGCCGGCCCAGGGGGCAGCGGTGGAAGCCTTGCGGCCGGCGTGGGCCAGCTGGATCCCGATGACCGATCCCTGCCCCTTCACGAAGTCGGTGATGCGGCGGAAGGCGGCGACCTGGGTGTCGTTCCAGATGCCGAGGTCGGCCGGGCTGATGCGCCCCTCGGGGCTGACGGCCGTCGCCTCGGTGAGGATGAGTCCGGTGCCGCCGGCGGCGCGGGCAGCGAGATGCGCGAAGTGCCAGTCGGTGGGCACACCCGTTTCGGGCCCCTCCACCGCGGCGCAGTACTGGCACATGGGTGCCATCCATGCCCGGTTGGGCACAACGAGCGACCTCAGGGTGAAGGGGTCGAAAAGGGCACTCACGACGGACTCCGTTTCGCCGGGTACGGAAGGATCGCTAGTACGATACATCCCGTACTACGACGTCCGTCAAATTACGACGCCTCTCGTACAAGGCTGCGGGACGAAGCCCGGCGCGGCGCGCGTCAGGTCAGCGGGTACGACGTGCGGCCGGACGCCTCGTCGATCTCGTCGTGGGCCTTGGTCAACAGCTTCATCGCCAGTTCGTTGAGTGCGCGGGCCCCCGCGATCTCCTCGCCCACCCTGGGCTGTTCGGAGTCGGAGGGATGGCGGCTGGCATAGCCGTGGGCACGGACCTCGCTCCCGTCGGAGAGCCGCACCAGGGCAGCCGCGCGGGTGCGGTGGGTGTCTTCCTCGAATTCCAGCTCGATGTGCCATCCGACAGCCGTCTGTGTCATGGCGCTCACCTCCGGAGCCTTCTCCTCCAGGGTGCGCCTCGCCCCGCGGCCGTGCGCGGCGGGGCGAGGCCTCGGACCGGCTTACCGCCCGCGGCGGCGCAGCGTGATGCGGACGCCGGCGTCGTACGACTGGTTCCAGCTGCGTCCGGCGCCCGACTTCCAGGTGATGTGGGCGGTGGCCCCATCGGTCCGGACGGAGTCCACGGTCATGGCACGGTCGCCGTCCCGTACGTCCCCGCGGCGCAGCTCGTCCGCCCTGACCGTGACCGGGCCGGCCGACCCCGCCCTCTCGGCCTCGTCCGCCGCGAGGCCGAGAGCGGTGGCCAGTTCCCGGGCCCGGGCCGGGGTGCAGATCAGCGAGAGGTCTCCCGACGGTGTGCCGACCCTGATCGCGACGCCCTCACCGGCCGGGGTCGCCTCCAGGCGGCCGGCCGGCACACCGCTGTCGTCGTTGCCACGCGTCATTCGTTCTGCTCTCCCTTGCCCGGACCCCGGGCTCATCGGTGCAGCCGGAGGCTCTCCGGCGGGCCCAGGTAGCTGGGCTTGAGGCCGCCGGTGTCGACCACCAGGTTCTGCAGCACCACCGTCGGGTCGACCATCCAGAATTTCAGCACATGCACTCCGGCGGCGGCGATGTGGTGCTCCGTGCTGGTGACGTTGACGTTGTCGGAGGTGTTGCGGGCCCACTGCGCGTTCATGGTCCCGTCGTCGGCCCCCGTCACCTTCGTGACGTTCACCGGTTGCGGTGCGGCGTCGTCGAAGGAGACCGCGTACGTCAGCCCGTCGGTCGGCAGCGGGTTGTTGCGGGGCGACAGATAGGCGTGGACCGTGACCGGGCCGGTGGTGAACAGGCTGACGCGGTACTCCAGCCGGGGGCTGCCGCCACCGGGGGTCCGGCGGGCCGCGGTGACCGGGAAGGGTTCCATGCCGGCGCCGGTCCGTCCGATGTCCGGGATGCGCTGCCAGCTGATCCCGCCGCCCTCGACGGCCCGGCTGTAGTGGTCGGCCTCGATGGACACGTACCCGTTGGCCTCGACGAAGCCGTCGAGGCGCGAGCGGGACAGTGCGGGACGGTCGACGACCGCCGTGACGACGACCTCGGCCCCGTCCGGCCCGCTGACGGTGACCGGCACCTCGGTGACCCCCTTCGGGGCCCTGGCCCAGTCGACGCGCAGGGTGATCCGGTCCTGCTGCTCGACGCGGCCCCGGACCCGGTCCGCGGTCAGCCAGGAGGCACCGGTGCGCACGCGGTAGTCGAACGGGGCGCGGCCCCGGTTGAACACCTCGATGTACTGGGCGGGCTGGCTCTGGTACGGGCTGAAGACGGGCAGTACGGCCGGTCCCTGCTCGTGCGGCCACCATGCGGCCGAGCCGTCGACGGCGACGCCCATCTCGGCGCCGGCCGGCAGGTCGATGCGCTTGACGGCAGGGAAGAGGACGTCCTTGAGCGCGACGTTGTTGATCTCGGGCTGCTGCCAGGGAGCGTTCGGGCCGTAGCGCGCCACGTCGCCGTAGTCGATGTGCGGCTGGGTCTGGAAGCCCTGCCACTTCCCCCCTGCGACCTGCGTGTTGAAACGGTCGGCCAGGGCCAGGTCGTCGGCGAGCCGGGCCTCGGCGGCGGCCGCCAGATCGTTGGCGCGGGCCCGGCCCTGGGCGGCGTAGTGCAGGTTGGTGAACTCCGCCTCGCGCAGGGCGTAGAGATTGGCGGTGGCCTGCACCTCGTAGCCGACCAGTTCGAACCAGGCGTCCTGGGCGGTGGCCGGCAGCCGGCGTCCGACCCGCTCGGCCTCCTCGCCGAGCTGTCGCCATTCCTCCGTGACGCGCTCCAGTTCGCGGTAGTCGACGATGCTGAACGGGGTCGCCTCGTCGTCGTACACGATCGCCGAGCTGTCCTTGGCGGGGTCCTTGGCCGGGTCGAGGGTGATCTTCCGGTTGAGCAGTTCGGGCTTGCGGCGCGACTGGAGCCGGGAGTAGGCACGCAGGACGGAGGCGATCGCGGCGGCCTGCCTCTCACCGAAGTTCTGCCGGGCGTAGCGCTCCTCCCACTCGGGCAGCCGGTCCAGGGGCCACCGCTCCGGGTTCCAGGCGTACTCCAGGAAGAACTGCGTGGGCAGTTCGTTGCCCTTGAGGTCGCCGACGTTGGTGATCCACAGTCCGTGGTTCCCGTAGGCGGCGGACTGGTGGAGCTGGTCCCACATGTTGGGCAGGGAGGCGGTGTCCACCCACTTGTAGTTGCGGCCGACCCCGACGTAGTCGAAGTGGTAGTACAGCCCGTAGCCGCCCTCGCGGGCATCGTTCTTCAGGTCGGGCAGCTTGCGGACATTGGCCCAGTTGTCGTCGGTGAGCACCACCGTCACGTCGTCGGGGACCCGCAGTCCGCGGTCCCAGTAGTGCTGGACCTCCTTGTAGAGCGTCCAGACCTGCGGAATGGTGGTGACGTCCTTGCCGGAGATCTCGGCCAGGAGCTCCCGCTGGGTGGCGATGATCTCGGTCATCAGCTCGATGCCGTCGCCGTCGGGCAGGCTGACGTCGCCGTTGCCGCGCATACCGAGGGTGACGACGCCCTCGAAGTCCTCGTCCTTCATCCGGCGGATGCCGTCGGCCCAGTAGGCCTTGATCGCCTCGGCGTTGCGGCGGAAGGACCACTCGCCGGTGCCGCCGTACGGGTCGTGGCCGGGGGTGGTGATGTTGCCCGCGCTGTCGCGTACCGCCGCGACCGCGTGGCGGTTCCACTCCTCGATGCCGCGCATCATGGGGGCCTCGTGCGAGGTGCCCATGACGACGCCGTACGCCTTGGCGGTGGCGTGGTTGAGCGGGTCGTCCTCGGCGAACGCGCGTCCCCAGACGGCGGGCCAGAGGTAGTTGGCCTTGAGGCGCAGCATCACCTCG harbors:
- a CDS encoding GNAT family N-acetyltransferase; amino-acid sequence: MGDPEIRRRRDDDLKACVEALATVHDADRYPAEWPADPGGWLTPDGMLGAWVAVDGPEVLGHVALTRTDDVLAADAGLPPEELASVARLFATASARRRGVASALLATVTAAAADDGLRAVLEVEDGGEAAMALYERAGWRHAGSRSGDWKTADGRTALLHTYVAPGAGAR
- a CDS encoding LamG-like jellyroll fold domain-containing protein, whose product is MPRSRTVLRTVACAAALLIPVGATLVPAAAATPATAASATGATFAAGDPASAVHGLKGEYYSMSAPGARDFGTLGGVALEPQINFPGLTGTFESTTGRTENTTARWTGNITAPEDGDYTFAASGDNGFRLFIDGEVVIDHWEPDWDNEQTSKPVALKAGEPHTFKLEMFQDTGGANMFLRWSSATLARQIVPESAFTPPADFEVYPVGLSVADDGLTLQAVFEDEVSDFATLKDHLGIEADTSPMPVKSVVRTPGNPHALTVTLTAPVLKGQQVRVAYDGEAGLAVGGETVPQISRSARNLSTHRLTTAFGDKVDRDHPLPEYPRPQQVRDDWKNLNGSWEFAGAAAGEQPVFGKKLGERITVPYPVESQLSGLERHEDHMFYRKLVTVPKNWSVKGGKGDKSGKSGKANRLKLNFGAVDYEARVWVNGKQVAEHTGGYTAFSADITDAVKGSGPQEIVVAVTDTTGADQPTGKQSANPGGIFYTASSGIWQTVWMEPVAPAAVDSLTTTPDIDKGRLALTVNSEDASTSARITAVARDKKGKVVGRVTGPANRELSLPVAKQHLWTPDDPYLYDLKVTLDDGRSKDTVDSYFGMRSFGVAKVGGYQKLVLNGKPFFSLAQLDQGFYPDGLNTAPSDSALLFDLKAQKDLGFNSVRKHIKVEPARWYYHADQLGLLVWQDFVSGNITGEKGQKAFLDQGAEMMKQLHNYPSIGAWIVFNEGWGEWDRTETGKITEKVQAADPSRVVNAHSGVNCCNSKGDSGKGDIIDHHDYNNTDPAFPDDNRAAMDGEHGGFTLRSPGHMWPGAPTAIYSGVADKAALTAKYVENTRKYYLEAAGAELSGSIYTQVTDLENELNGLWTYDRREIKVDPAPVRKINQEVIAAGAAAGERDEIKGGGAWSLDENKGTKAADSGPNHKDLTLSEGTSWTPGVHGSALKFNGEGQYAQTDGPVLDTTGDYTVSAWASLDALPGNYATVVSQDGRRQENPFYLQYGQGAFAFSTPGGHRARLEMKPELGRWYHVVGVRSGDEIKLYVDGRLAATSAAGTADVSTGALSVGRAKWSGGNTDFWNGSVDQVSVYDKALTADEVSALHDTVQP
- a CDS encoding GH92 family glycosyl hydrolase; this encodes MPPRPLTAPRRLAARTAALVVTGALAGAVLPAAAEAAAPVTRPTAYVDPLIGSANGGNTFPGATLPYGMIAWSPTSTTGDQTSTGAANGYEYGVTRLRGLSLTHVNGAGCNPGAAGDIPIMPFVGDVTSSPSADTKDAVYAADFSHDNERAVPGRYTLGLDSGATADLAVSRRAGVADFAFPAGKPANLLFRVSNSLNGSEDAQVRIDTAHRKVTGSVLTGAFCGRRANGGTNNRRSYYRLYFTASFDRAFSSTGTWKDGTLAPGSTEGSGGEGYATGAERAGRGSGGWVGFDTGTDNDVHMRIGISYVSQAGAEANLRKEIAPRAGVDDVAAAASRTWDRELNSVRTGGGTEDRRTTFYTALYHSLMQPNLISDTDGRYPGMDGAAHRIGRGQGAQYSNFSGWDQYRAQIQLLALLKPEIAGDFAQSLYNFARQNGGVWDRWVHINGATHVMTGDPTAATLATFYAMGVRNFDYEGAYESLARQATVPVDDGLSDAGCPGQCTGQRPNLAQYLKSHYAPQDVCHCWGGAAETLEDAVADAALGRWAELLGRDEEAEAFKERGGWWRNVYNPGAADGAGTTGYIQARNVDGSWVTPFSPGSDRGFAQGTSATYTWMVPQDVQGLARAMGGRDVASRRLDAFFHKADGSWSVKGGDAVRYDPTNEPGIHAPWLYNALGQPWKTQETVREILNTVYGTGPRGLPGNDDLGTMSAWYVFSALGLYPQAPGGGELLLGAPLFPKAVIDRPHGRDITITAPAADAAHPYVDAVTVDGRAHDRSWTDASLLTGGGKLAYRLSGQANTSWATDPSGLPR
- a CDS encoding NADH:flavin oxidoreductase/NADH oxidase; this encodes MSALFDPFTLRSLVVPNRAWMAPMCQYCAAVEGPETGVPTDWHFAHLAARAAGGTGLILTEATAVSPEGRISPADLGIWNDTQVAAFRRITDFVKGQGSVIGIQLAHAGRKASTAAPWAGGGPVGPDAHGWTPVAPSPLPFDTGYPVPHELTVDEIQAVVADFREAARRALEAGFQVVEVHGAHGYLVGQFLSPHSNHRTDAYGGSYDNRVRFALQVVDAVREVWPEELPVFFRISATDWLTENAEDEREGWTADETVRLAGELRAHGVDLLDVSTGGNAPRARIATGPGYQVPFAERVKRETALPVAAVGLITDPQHAEKILTEGSADAVLLGRELLRNPSWAQHAARELNGRAHAPEQYAYAI
- a CDS encoding DUF1876 domain-containing protein — encoded protein: MTQTAVGWHIELEFEEDTHRTRAAALVRLSDGSEVRAHGYASRHPSDSEQPRVGEEIAGARALNELAMKLLTKAHDEIDEASGRTSYPLT